A region of Moorena producens PAL-8-15-08-1 DNA encodes the following proteins:
- a CDS encoding four helix bundle protein: MRDFRELKVWGKAHKLTLSVYRATQVFPKEELYGLTSQIRRSCASIPANIAEGCGRTGKAELARFLQIAMGSASELEYHLLLAHDLNLLKAQDYESLAADVTEIKRMLTCFIKKLKADS; the protein is encoded by the coding sequence TTGAGAGATTTTAGAGAATTGAAAGTCTGGGGAAAAGCCCATAAGCTTACGTTATCTGTCTATAGGGCAACCCAAGTATTTCCCAAGGAAGAACTGTATGGGTTGACAAGCCAAATCCGCCGCTCTTGCGCTTCAATCCCTGCCAATATTGCCGAGGGATGTGGTAGAACCGGAAAAGCCGAACTAGCCCGTTTTCTTCAAATTGCTATGGGTTCAGCCAGTGAACTTGAATATCACCTGTTACTGGCTCACGATCTTAACTTACTCAAAGCCCAAGACTATGAATCCCTGGCAGCAGACGTAACAGAGATTAAACGAATGCTTACCTGTTTTATTAAAAA